The Bacteroidota bacterium genome includes a window with the following:
- a CDS encoding AMP-binding protein gives MDSPVNITTPTGKVLEAQSPMIKKFWERLMPAQNAELPCLHEWQAGKYQPTSFKDVHAQAHCAAGYLMRRGLRKGDHVGVIAHPGMRYHVLQIALQFLGAINVTIPHNFSTEEIDQLAHRYHFRLLFVDSAAQFLAYGEFKEMKEQLLGVVIGEDDVDALDPEKIVTYDRVVTLGKAAWREEANELKAMKGAMLPQHLCAILLEPEGKATQVKMEQWMAAVDQAEKALLNAQAKNLLTSIAPDRLLWRAFGFAAIFNRVAWWIRPAQDLRGAGYTLIKPEMALLDPTGLRMLYDLLPELIDVPEKGRKAITLAMEVVRKRDDAKAAGKKDPIMNRLKYSTSNRKLYKRIRNKLGGKICELVLDKGVVDADARLLFEEASIKISQPG, from the coding sequence ATGGATTCTCCGGTAAATATCACGACTCCGACTGGAAAGGTATTGGAAGCACAATCGCCGATGATCAAAAAGTTTTGGGAAAGGCTCATGCCTGCTCAAAACGCCGAATTGCCCTGTTTGCACGAATGGCAGGCTGGCAAGTATCAGCCAACCTCCTTTAAGGATGTGCATGCACAAGCGCATTGCGCTGCAGGTTATCTCATGCGCAGAGGCTTGCGCAAGGGCGACCACGTGGGCGTTATTGCCCACCCGGGCATGCGCTACCACGTCTTGCAGATTGCTTTGCAGTTCCTTGGGGCGATCAATGTGACCATTCCACACAATTTTTCCACCGAAGAAATTGACCAACTCGCGCACCGCTACCATTTCCGGTTGTTGTTTGTCGACAGCGCGGCGCAGTTTTTGGCCTACGGCGAATTCAAGGAAATGAAGGAGCAACTTCTGGGCGTCGTGATCGGCGAAGACGATGTCGATGCGTTGGATCCGGAAAAGATCGTAACCTATGATCGCGTAGTTACTTTGGGCAAGGCTGCGTGGCGCGAGGAAGCCAATGAACTCAAAGCGATGAAGGGGGCGATGTTGCCGCAACACCTCTGTGCCATTCTGCTGGAGCCTGAAGGAAAGGCCACACAGGTCAAAATGGAACAATGGATGGCCGCTGTGGACCAGGCGGAAAAAGCGCTCCTCAACGCACAAGCAAAAAATCTCCTCACGAGCATCGCGCCCGACCGCCTACTTTGGCGTGCATTCGGATTTGCAGCAATTTTTAACCGTGTGGCTTGGTGGATTCGCCCGGCGCAAGACCTTCGCGGGGCTGGATATACGTTGATCAAACCAGAAATGGCTCTGCTGGATCCTACTGGACTGCGCATGCTCTACGATCTGCTTCCGGAATTGATCGACGTTCCTGAAAAAGGGCGCAAAGCGATCACCTTGGCCATGGAGGTCGTGCGCAAACGCGACGACGCCAAAGCCGCCGGCAAAAAAGATCCGATCATGAACAGGCTGAAATACAGCACATCCAACCGCAAACTCTACAAGCGCATCCGCAACAAACTCGGCGGTAAAATCTGCGAATTGGTTCTTGACAAGGGCGTGGTCGATGCCGATGCAAGACTCCTTTTTGAAGAAGCAAGCATCAAAATATCCCAACCGGGGTAA
- the pruA gene encoding L-glutamate gamma-semialdehyde dehydrogenase — MANAIFHVPVPKNEPVLSYAPGSAERKALQAKIDELAAQQVSIPMYIGSEVVFTSDKRAMHPPHNHSHLLGHHAWGDASHVHAAINAALAARSKWAAMPWEQRAAIFLKAADLLTGPYRAKMNAATMLGQSKNAFQAEIDAVCELADFWRFNVAYMTQIYKDQPESLPGVWNRLEYRPLEGFVFALTPFNFTSIAANLCGAPAMMGNTVVWKPAETQIYSAQVIMEIYREAGLPDGVINLIYVDGPMAGDIIFQHPEFAGLHFTGSTGVFQHIWREIGNNITKYKSYPRVVGETGGKDFIFAHNSADPKAVAVAISRGAFEFQGQKCSAASRAYIPRSIYVDVMSQVISEVNSFKIGDPRDFTNFVNAVIDERSFNKIASYIDRAKASPEAEIIVGGNYDKSKGYFIEPTVIKTSNPMFLTMCEEIFGPVITVYEYDDERWEDILGILDKTGPYALTGAIFARDRYVVEKASRLLENSAGNFYINDKPTGAVVGQQPFGGARASGTNDKAGSYLNLLRWVSPRTIKETFVPPTDYRYPFLMPD, encoded by the coding sequence ATGGCCAACGCAATTTTTCACGTTCCCGTTCCCAAAAATGAGCCTGTGCTGAGCTATGCGCCCGGCAGTGCCGAACGCAAAGCCCTTCAGGCAAAGATCGATGAGCTTGCTGCCCAGCAGGTAAGCATCCCGATGTACATCGGCAGCGAGGTTGTCTTCACCTCCGACAAGCGCGCCATGCATCCGCCGCACAACCACTCACATTTGCTCGGGCACCACGCTTGGGGCGATGCATCGCATGTCCACGCTGCGATCAATGCAGCACTTGCCGCCCGTAGCAAGTGGGCCGCCATGCCCTGGGAGCAGCGCGCAGCCATTTTCCTGAAGGCCGCCGACTTGCTCACCGGTCCGTACCGTGCCAAGATGAATGCGGCAACCATGCTCGGTCAAAGCAAAAATGCCTTCCAAGCAGAAATTGATGCAGTTTGCGAACTCGCCGACTTCTGGCGCTTCAACGTCGCCTACATGACGCAGATCTACAAAGATCAGCCGGAGTCGTTGCCAGGGGTTTGGAACCGTCTGGAATACCGCCCCCTCGAGGGATTCGTTTTTGCCTTGACGCCATTCAACTTTACATCCATCGCCGCCAACCTGTGTGGCGCTCCCGCGATGATGGGGAATACGGTCGTCTGGAAACCTGCCGAAACGCAGATCTATTCGGCGCAGGTCATCATGGAAATTTACCGCGAAGCGGGTTTGCCCGATGGCGTCATCAACTTGATTTACGTCGATGGCCCGATGGCGGGCGACATCATCTTCCAGCATCCCGAATTTGCAGGCTTGCACTTCACCGGTTCGACGGGCGTGTTTCAACATATTTGGCGGGAGATCGGGAACAACATCACCAAGTACAAGTCTTACCCAAGAGTTGTCGGTGAAACGGGTGGCAAGGACTTCATCTTTGCGCACAACAGTGCGGATCCAAAGGCGGTTGCCGTCGCCATCAGCCGTGGTGCATTCGAATTTCAGGGGCAGAAATGCTCGGCAGCCTCGCGTGCCTACATTCCAAGATCGATATATGTGGATGTAATGTCGCAAGTGATCAGCGAGGTCAATAGCTTCAAAATCGGTGATCCCCGCGACTTCACCAATTTTGTGAATGCGGTCATCGACGAAAGGTCATTCAACAAAATTGCCAGCTACATCGACCGTGCAAAAGCAAGTCCCGAGGCCGAAATCATCGTCGGCGGCAATTATGACAAGTCCAAAGGCTACTTTATCGAGCCGACGGTCATCAAAACCAGCAATCCGATGTTCCTCACGATGTGTGAGGAGATCTTTGGGCCGGTGATCACGGTGTATGAATATGATGATGAGCGCTGGGAAGACATTCTTGGCATTCTAGACAAAACGGGCCCCTATGCCTTGACCGGTGCAATTTTTGCCCGTGACCGCTATGTCGTCGAAAAGGCGAGCCGCTTGCTGGAAAATTCGGCGGGCAACTTCTACATCAATGACAAGCCAACGGGCGCCGTCGTTGGTCAGCAGCCGTTCGGGGGCGCTCGCGCTTCCGGGACGAATGACAAGGCCGGTTCCTACCTAAATCTCTTGCGCTGGGTTTCCCCACGCACGATCAAGGAAACCTTTGTGCCGCCGACGGATTACCGCTACCCCTTCCTCATGCCTGATTGA
- the odhB gene encoding 2-oxoglutarate dehydrogenase complex dihydrolipoyllysine-residue succinyltransferase — MILEVKVPVPGESITEVELGAWLVKTGDIVEMDAELVEINSDKATLTVNAEGEGRIEILRKEGDVVRVGEVIAKIDTSAAATPAAQPVAETTKVETVAKVEAGKEATYAKGVASVSAEKMIKDQGLSKESVVGTGRDGRVTKADVVEAVKGGGNGASSVKPAAEKQETKTAAVEPVALSGDRASEHKKMTVLRRKIAERLVGAKNDTAMLTTFNEVDMQAIKDLRAQYKDKFKEVHGVGLGFMGFFVRACCEAMKFVPNINSQIDGDDMVSFNYIDIGVAVSTDRGLVVPNIRDAQKMSILEVEKAIGAFAVKAREGKITIDDMTGGTFTITNGGVFGSMLSTPILNPPQSAILGMHNIVDRPVVVNGQIVIRPIMYLALSYDHRLVDGKEAVTFLYKVKEFLEDPARLLLGI; from the coding sequence ATGATTCTGGAAGTGAAAGTACCTGTTCCCGGAGAATCGATCACTGAGGTCGAATTGGGTGCATGGTTGGTGAAAACGGGCGACATCGTCGAGATGGATGCCGAATTGGTCGAGATCAATTCAGACAAGGCAACACTGACTGTGAATGCAGAAGGTGAGGGCCGCATCGAAATCCTCCGCAAAGAGGGAGATGTTGTACGCGTCGGCGAAGTGATCGCCAAGATCGATACATCGGCCGCGGCAACACCTGCAGCACAACCCGTGGCAGAAACCACCAAAGTGGAAACGGTTGCCAAAGTTGAGGCTGGCAAGGAAGCAACCTACGCCAAAGGCGTGGCTTCGGTGTCCGCCGAAAAGATGATCAAGGATCAAGGCCTGTCGAAGGAATCCGTTGTCGGTACGGGCCGTGATGGCCGCGTGACCAAGGCTGATGTGGTCGAAGCCGTCAAGGGCGGAGGCAATGGTGCATCGTCCGTCAAGCCGGCTGCAGAAAAGCAGGAGACCAAAACAGCCGCTGTGGAGCCTGTCGCACTTTCCGGTGACCGTGCAAGCGAGCACAAGAAAATGACGGTCTTGCGTCGCAAGATCGCAGAGCGTCTTGTGGGTGCCAAAAATGACACTGCCATGCTCACCACCTTCAACGAGGTGGATATGCAGGCGATCAAGGATTTGCGCGCACAATACAAAGACAAATTCAAGGAAGTTCACGGTGTAGGCCTTGGCTTCATGGGATTCTTCGTGCGCGCATGTTGCGAGGCAATGAAGTTTGTGCCCAATATCAACAGCCAAATTGACGGCGATGATATGGTGAGCTTCAACTACATCGACATCGGTGTGGCTGTGAGCACAGACCGTGGCTTGGTTGTTCCCAACATTCGCGATGCCCAGAAAATGAGCATCCTCGAAGTGGAGAAGGCGATCGGTGCCTTCGCCGTGAAGGCCCGCGAAGGCAAGATCACGATCGACGACATGACCGGTGGCACCTTCACGATCACCAACGGTGGCGTGTTTGGTTCGATGCTTTCCACCCCGATCCTCAATCCGCCGCAAAGCGCGATTTTGGGAATGCACAACATCGTAGACCGCCCCGTGGTTGTGAACGGTCAGATTGTGATCCGCCCGATCATGTACCTTGCACTTTCCTATGACCACCGTTTGGTCGATGGCAAGGAAGCGGTGACCTTTTTGTACAAAGTCAAGGAATTCCTCGAGGATCCAGCGCGTCTGCTGTTGGGAATCTAA
- the nuoF gene encoding NADH-quinone oxidoreductase subunit NuoF, with protein sequence MENWRDYKKVLLPDIPNLNRIDVYTQHGGYEMLRKVVTSNEWDPRKVIDEVKAANIRGRGGAGFNAGLKWSFMPPKKEGVPRYLACNGDESEPGTIKDRRIYEFNPHQFIEGALIACYAMEMEAAYVYIRGEYMDWIDVMQRAVDEAYMKGFAGKNLFGTNFSCDVYVHTGAGAYICGEETSLMESLEGNRPYPRSKPPFPAQYGLWGKPTTINNIETLANVPLVIRHGAAWWSAMGAPTHPGPLLYGISGHVNRPGVYEYPTGMKLTDMIYEVGGGVRNGKKIKCVVPGGSSCPFLTYDEVHSGLTMDSDSLRSVGSVLGTGGMCVLDEDTDMVKFTYRVAKFYDHESCGQCTPCREGTGWFVKTLRKFVDRTATTRDIEVLLNLCDTMEGRTVCALADATAWPVRSALKKFRGEFEARVTEKAVFAVS encoded by the coding sequence ATGGAAAACTGGCGCGATTACAAAAAAGTATTACTTCCGGACATCCCTAACCTCAACCGTATAGACGTTTACACGCAACACGGTGGGTATGAGATGCTGCGAAAAGTTGTCACCTCCAACGAATGGGATCCCCGCAAGGTGATCGACGAGGTGAAAGCAGCAAATATCAGGGGACGTGGTGGCGCAGGCTTCAACGCCGGTCTCAAATGGTCCTTCATGCCTCCCAAAAAAGAGGGTGTGCCCCGCTACCTCGCCTGCAACGGCGATGAGTCGGAGCCCGGCACCATCAAGGACCGCCGCATTTATGAATTCAACCCGCACCAATTCATCGAAGGGGCTTTGATCGCCTGCTACGCGATGGAAATGGAGGCTGCCTATGTCTACATCCGTGGTGAATACATGGACTGGATCGATGTGATGCAGCGTGCGGTGGACGAAGCATACATGAAAGGCTTTGCGGGCAAAAACCTTTTCGGCACCAATTTTTCCTGCGACGTTTATGTCCATACGGGTGCCGGTGCCTACATCTGCGGGGAAGAAACCTCACTCATGGAGTCGCTCGAGGGCAATCGTCCTTATCCAAGGTCGAAGCCACCATTTCCTGCCCAATATGGTCTTTGGGGCAAGCCCACGACCATCAACAACATCGAGACACTGGCCAATGTGCCGTTGGTGATTCGGCATGGTGCTGCTTGGTGGTCGGCGATGGGTGCACCAACCCATCCAGGCCCATTGCTCTATGGCATTTCCGGTCACGTAAATCGCCCAGGCGTTTACGAATATCCTACCGGGATGAAGCTCACCGACATGATCTACGAGGTCGGCGGTGGCGTTCGTAACGGCAAAAAAATCAAATGTGTCGTCCCGGGCGGTTCTTCCTGCCCATTCCTGACCTATGATGAGGTCCACAGTGGGCTCACCATGGACAGCGATTCGCTACGCAGCGTCGGTTCCGTATTGGGAACAGGCGGCATGTGTGTGCTGGATGAAGACACTGACATGGTGAAGTTTACCTACCGTGTCGCCAAGTTTTACGACCACGAATCTTGCGGACAATGCACCCCTTGCCGTGAAGGCACAGGTTGGTTTGTCAAGACCCTCCGGAAATTTGTCGACCGCACGGCAACTACACGCGACATTGAGGTGTTGCTGAATCTCTGCGATACGATGGAAGGTCGCACGGTTTGCGCCTTGGCGGATGCAACCGCATGGCCGGTGCGTTCTGCCTTGAAGAAATTCCGGGGCGAATTTGAAGCCCGTGTCACCGAAAAGGCAGTGTTTGCGGTTTCCTGA
- a CDS encoding signal peptidase II — translation MVLIDQVVKIVVKFTMIPYEEIRIAGDFVRINYIENKGAAFGLTISDLFQKVGVSIDDETAKLALTLFSIFAVIVIIYLLQTVRNSRTSLPYFLAFILGGAIGNIIDRVFYGVWFAGINDYEGGLLHGRVVDMFYVNLVHGEVMGLEMNLLPVFNVADAAITVGIVAIIIFQRRFFKASATEAASTEEDTIAAAASEAATAPEQAP, via the coding sequence GTGGTTCTGATCGATCAGGTGGTCAAAATTGTGGTGAAATTCACGATGATCCCCTATGAAGAAATCAGGATCGCAGGAGACTTTGTCCGCATCAATTATATCGAAAACAAAGGCGCAGCCTTTGGTTTGACAATCAGTGACCTCTTTCAGAAGGTGGGTGTTTCCATCGACGACGAGACGGCCAAACTTGCCCTGACGCTTTTTTCGATTTTTGCGGTGATTGTGATTATTTACCTGTTACAAACCGTCCGAAATTCCCGCACTTCCCTACCCTATTTCTTAGCCTTTATCCTTGGAGGAGCCATTGGCAACATCATCGACCGGGTGTTTTACGGAGTATGGTTTGCTGGAATCAATGACTATGAGGGCGGTTTGTTGCATGGGCGGGTGGTAGACATGTTTTATGTGAATCTCGTGCATGGAGAGGTGATGGGTCTGGAAATGAACCTCTTGCCTGTCTTCAATGTGGCCGATGCAGCCATCACGGTGGGGATCGTCGCGATCATCATCTTTCAGAGACGGTTTTTCAAAGCAAGTGCGACCGAGGCAGCATCAACGGAAGAGGACACAATTGCGGCTGCAGCATCAGAAGCTGCCACAGCCCCCGAACAAGCACCTTGA
- a CDS encoding TraR/DksA family transcriptional regulator, translated as MEEKEKNFYSKAELEEFRVLITEKLHAAEREYKELAESLRDSNVSTADGYNMTDFGSDTLEKEQTEMFMARQMKFIGSLQRALDRIENGSYGRCKETGKLISKERLRAVPHTELSIEAKRIQPK; from the coding sequence ATGGAAGAGAAAGAGAAGAATTTTTACAGCAAAGCGGAGCTAGAGGAGTTTCGCGTGCTGATCACCGAGAAATTGCATGCCGCCGAACGTGAGTACAAGGAACTCGCGGAAAGTCTTCGTGACAGCAATGTCTCCACCGCCGACGGATATAACATGACCGACTTCGGAAGTGACACCCTTGAAAAGGAGCAGACGGAAATGTTCATGGCTCGGCAAATGAAGTTCATCGGCTCCCTACAGCGCGCCTTGGACCGTATCGAAAACGGGTCCTATGGTCGCTGCAAAGAGACGGGAAAGCTCATTTCCAAGGAGCGCTTGCGCGCTGTGCCCCATACAGAGCTGTCAATCGAGGCAAAGCGCATTCAGCCCAAATAA